One Cuculus canorus isolate bCucCan1 chromosome 1, bCucCan1.pri, whole genome shotgun sequence DNA segment encodes these proteins:
- the ADCK2 gene encoding uncharacterized aarF domain-containing protein kinase 2, whose product MAAGAAVRLLPLPRPLLARAAGARAAPGWGAVGTVGGRRVGRWVAVALVVPAAPAWDARPCGAVRAVGPQRAARGPLWRLGLAARLGLRACGLLLRFGPLLLLYPLSRLAPRLGELWLRLLRGAAEAAGPACIKLGQWASTRRDLFSQAFCDEFSKLHVAVSPHPWGHTDEVLRKAFGEGWMDVLTFQSREPVGSGCVAQVYKGYANLAAVTGSRAKELAQRSELRLAFEAWEVSGFRGLLRWLQRKSKEMWDKRSREKVGSADHLVEQVAKPLLNANPLPARHLVPVAIKVLHPGLVNQVQMDLFLMKMGSRILGLLPGFKWLSLTEIVEEFEKLMIQQIDLRYEARNLERFGQNFLGVDFVKFPTPLWPLVTTDVLVETFEESEPISHYLHAEVATELRQRLAKMGMDMLLKMVFVDNFVHGDLHPGNILVQGTTHVSTSCKEQTAIVDLCDTLVVEVQPSLRQLCLVLLDAGIVAELQSADMQNFRAVFTAVVQGQGERVAELILHHARANQCQDVERFKAEMAELVTKVRGNTVALGKLQVANLLSNVFKLLMTHKVKLESNFASIIFAIMVLEGLGRSLDPELDILEAAKPLLIKSAASVLK is encoded by the exons ATGGCGGCGGGTGCCGCTGTGCGGCTGCTGCCGCTCCCGCGCCCCCTCCTCGCTCGGGCTGCCGGAGCGAGGGCAGCGCCGGGTTGGGGGGCGGTGGGGACGGTCGGCGGTCGCCGTGTGGGGCGCTGGGTGGCCGTGGCCTTGGTGGTGCCCGCCGCCCCCGCGTGGGACGCGCGCCCGTGCGGGGCAGTGCGGGCAGTGGGGCCGCagcgggcggcgcgggggccGCTGTGGCGGCTGGGCCTGGCGGCGCGGCTGGGGCTGCGGGCCTGCGGGCTGCTGCTGCGTTTCGggccgctgctgctgctctacCCGCTGAGCCGCCTGGCGCCGCGGCTGGGCGAGCTCTGGCTGCGGCTGCTGCGCGGGGCGGCGGAGGCCGCCGGGCCCGCCTGCATCAAGCTGGGCCAGTGGGCCAGCACCCGCAGGgacctcttctcccaggccTTCTGCGATGAGTTCTCCAAGCTGCATGTCGCCGTGAGCCCCCACCCGTGGGGACACACCGACGAGGTCCTGAGGAAGGCCTTCGGCGAGGGCTGGATGGACGTTCTCACCTTCCAAAGCCGTGAGCCCGTTGGCTCGGGCTGTGTGGCCCAGGTGTATAAAGGCTATGCCAACCTGGCAGCTGTCACTGGCTCCCGCGCCAAGGAGCTGGCACAACGCTCGGAGTTGCGGTTGGCTTTTGAGGCATGGGAAGTGTCAGGCTTTAGAGGCCTACTCAGGTGGCTGCaaaggaagagcaaagagaTGTGGGAcaagaggagcagggagaaggtgGGCTCAGCAGACCACTTGGTGGAGCAGGTGGCCAAACCACTCCTGAATGCAAATCCTTTGCCAGCCAGACATCTTGTACCTGTAGCTATTAAA GTCCTGCATCCTGGGCTGGTCAACCAAGTCCAGATGGATCTGTTTCTCATGAAGATGGGTAGTCGCATCCTTGGCCTTCTCCCGGGATTCAAGTGGCTCAGTTTGACAGAGATTGTGGAGGAGTTTGAGAAGCTTATGATTCAGCAG ATTGACTTACGCTATGAAGCCAGAAATCTGGAGCGTTTTGGACAGAATTTCCTAGGTGTCGATTTTGTGAAGTTTCCAACTCCCCTTTGGCCTTTGGTAACGACAGATGTTCTAGTGGAAACATTTGAG GAGAGTGAGCCTATTTCACACTACCTGCATGCGGAGGTTGCCACAGAGCTAAGGCAGAGACTTGCCAAGATGGGCATGGACATGCTGCTAAAGATG GTCTTTGTTGACAACTTTGTCCATGGTGACCTGCACCCTGGGAACATCCTGGTTCAAGGCACGACCCATGTCAGCACCAGCTGCAAGGAACAGACAGCTATCGTGGACCTGTGTGACACGCTCGTGGTGGAAGTGCAGCCATCCctcaggcagctctgcctggtgctgctggatGCAGGGATtgtggcagagctgcagagcgCTGACATGCAGAACTTCCGGGCAGTTTTCACAGCTGTGGTCCAAGGCCAG GGGGAGAGAGTGGCAGAACTGATCCTTCATCATGCCCGTGCTAACCAGTGCCAGGATGTCGAGCGATTCAAAGCTGAGATGGCAGAACTAGTGACCAAGGTCCGGGGGAACACCGTTGCCCTAGGAAAG CTTCAGGTGGCAAATCTCCTCTCAAATGTCTTTAAACTATTGATGACCCATAAG GTGAAGCTCGAGAGCAATTTTGCTTCCATCATCTTTGCCATCATGGTTCTGGAAGGTCTTGGTCGTTCACTGGACCCTGAACTGGACATCCTAGAGGCAGCTAAGCCACTGCTCATCAAAAGTGCAGCTTCTGTCCTCAAATAG